GACGTAGGAAGTACCTGCAAGTGGGCAAATAGGCATTGTGGAGGATGCTTTGCTCCTGACGCATCGAGGTCCCAGAATTTTGTGGTTTGTACTCAGGAAGAGTATGGGAGTCAGTGTGGCTCAAGGTGGATAGTAAAGTGGTGACAAAGCATGAACAAAAAGAAGAAAGCAATAATTTTGGTATTTATTTTCCTGCTCTTGTTTTATTTTTCTCCCAAGGGGCTACTAATCAATACAAACGCAAAAGGATTATCTTTCGAGAATAGCAACCTGAGATTCCTACCGTGTCCCTCAAACCTTCAAGTGAAAGCAGAATACTACCAATACCAACTTGATCATTTTGTAAACTTTACACTTTCTTTTAAAGAGAAGGAAGCCAACATAACTCTTAAAGGATTTTTTGGGAAACACTTCTTTTGTATTCCTGAGGGAGTCTTTGTTTATTCGTATTACCTTGGCGACCCTGCAGTGGGGATTAATGCGGCATTGTTTGATTACAATCTGAGCCTTAAATGGTGGAGGCACTCGTCGATAACAGGATATACGTCACTCTAGGGTATTACAGTGTTGGAACCTTCTCCGGAGAGACGAAGGCATTCTTGTACCTCATAAGTGGAGATGATGTGAAGAGAAAAGAAGTTGCCAATATTGAAGGTCATCCGCTCGGCGTTAGATTGCCGCTTGACATTAACGAAAAATACGTGGCTGTTGCGTACTATCTTCACGATGAGATTGGAAATGAGAGGAATGGGGTCTGTGTTTTTACCTCAGGTAGGCTGATCAAAATCGCCTGCAAGGAATTTGGGGAGTGGGAGCGACCGATAAATGTGAAACTCGAAGGAAATATCGTTTACGTTCAGACTACCAATGGGGTGAGGGCATACAAAATACTCAGCCTGTGGTGATTTTGGACAGTGAAAGAGTCAGAGAGTCGAGGAATCGTTATCAGAAAAATTCCAGTCTTCTTACCTTGGAGCCACTTATTCCAACAAATGTTGTTTCCTTATCCAAAGTTAAGAATAAAGGGGCTTCAGGCCCCAAGCCTCTTCCTCATGAAGGCCTCGAAGTTGTTCATGGCCTCCTCGAGTATCTCAACCGGCGGCAGGAAGACTATCCTGAAGTGCCACTCGCCGGCGTATCCAAAGCCCGAGCCGTGGACGAAGAGCACGTGGGCCTCGTTGAGGGCGTCGAGGACGAACTCCTTGTCGTTCTTCCACTTCGAGCGCTCCTCAATGCGCGGGAAGATGTAGAACGCTCCCTGGGGCTTGGTGGTGCTTATCCCCGGAATCTCCGTGAGGCGCTTGTAGATGTAGTCTCTCCTCTCCTTGAGCTTGCCCATGTACTCATCGAGGTAGTCCATCGGCCCTGTTAGGCCGGCTACCGCGGCGAACTGGGCTGGGGTGTTGGGACACAGCCGTATCCTGGCCATCTTGTCTATAGCCTCTTTGACTTCGGCGAGCTTGTTTTCAGGATCAATGTAGTAGAAGTAGCCGAGGCGCCAGCCGGTGGCGAAGTAGACCTTGGACATGCCGTTCATGACTATAACGGGGACATCCTTCGTGAGCGAACCGGGGGAAACGTGTTGCCCCTCGTAGGTCATAAGGTCGTATATCTCGTCGCTGATGACCGGAAGGTCGTACTCGCCGGCCAAATCGAGTATCTCCCTCACGGTTTTCTTCTCGTAGAGCGCTCCCGTTGGGTTGTTGGGATTGATGACCGCTATGGCCTTTGTTCTCTCGTTAATTTTCTTCCTCATGTCGTCTATGTCCGGCTGCCATCCGTTCTCCTCAACAGTCAGATACTCGTTGGCGATTCCGCCGTAGAACTTGACGAGGCCAACGTAAGGCGGGTAGCTGGGACTCGGGACGAGGATGTTGTCCCCCGGGTTGAGAAGGGCGCCGAATATGAACTGTAGAGCCTCGGTAACGGCCGCAGTAACGCGAACGTCCTCGGGCGTTATATCAACACCGTTCTTCCTCTTCTCCCTCGAGACTATGGCCTCCCTAAGCTCCGGAAGCCCCTCGCTGGGGCCGTAGTAGTTGTGGCCGTCCTGAATGGCCTTACAGTAAGCGTCCCTCATGTGCTTCGGCGGCTGGAAGTCGTATTTTCCCGGATCGCCTATGTTGAGGCGGATGACCTTTATTCCCTTCTTCTCAAGCTCCCTTGCAGGCAGAACAACGTCCCTGATGGCGTACTCAATTCCCATAGCACGTTCGGATGCGCGAATCATGTGGATCACCATTTGAATGATGAGAGGTTTGTAGTAAAAAGCTTTGCCCACATAGGTTTAAAAAGAAGCAAGGATAACGGATTACGGGCGATGACGACTAGCAAGCATGCTGAAGAGATGCACCATGATGACGTGAACACCCACCGAGCCCCTCGATACGTTTATTAACCTTCAGAGGAAGGTTTTTGCATGAACATCTTCATCCCACTTATCGCGGGTGTTCTCGTAGGCTACGTCCTCCGCAGGAAAGAGCGCAGGGTAAACGTTGATGCCCCCATGAGCATCGCACTCCTCTTGTTGATATTCTTCATGGGCGTCGAGGCGGGGAAGGTGAAGATAGACGCCCTGTGGCTCTTGAGTTCATCCATCGTCTTCGCGGCCCTGACCATCGCGGGAAGCGTTGGAATCGCTCTCCTAGTGGGGGGAAGGGGATGAGGTTTCTGG
The Thermococcus radiotolerans genome window above contains:
- a CDS encoding pyridoxal phosphate-dependent aminotransferase; this translates as MIRASERAMGIEYAIRDVVLPARELEKKGIKVIRLNIGDPGKYDFQPPKHMRDAYCKAIQDGHNYYGPSEGLPELREAIVSREKRKNGVDITPEDVRVTAAVTEALQFIFGALLNPGDNILVPSPSYPPYVGLVKFYGGIANEYLTVEENGWQPDIDDMRKKINERTKAIAVINPNNPTGALYEKKTVREILDLAGEYDLPVISDEIYDLMTYEGQHVSPGSLTKDVPVIVMNGMSKVYFATGWRLGYFYYIDPENKLAEVKEAIDKMARIRLCPNTPAQFAAVAGLTGPMDYLDEYMGKLKERRDYIYKRLTEIPGISTTKPQGAFYIFPRIEERSKWKNDKEFVLDALNEAHVLFVHGSGFGYAGEWHFRIVFLPPVEILEEAMNNFEAFMRKRLGA
- a CDS encoding LysO family transporter; this encodes MNIFIPLIAGVLVGYVLRRKERRVNVDAPMSIALLLLIFFMGVEAGKVKIDALWLLSSSIVFAALTIAGSVGIALLVGGRG